The following is a genomic window from Lysinibacillus sp. G4S2.
TGTATTTAAATCTTTCGCATATGTCTCCATCTCAGGAGAATCGGATTTTTTTAGCATTTCTACAACATGATCATCTAGCATTTTTGTATATTTTGCAAAGTTGTCTTTGTTAGCTGCTGTATCTTCAATAATTATTGCGCGAATGAAAAGACCCTGCATTGCTAGTTCAAATTGAATGTTATCAGCTAACTCTACTAGAGCAACACGATCGTCTAATGCATTTTCTACCTTGATTTCAATGTTTGAAAACTGAACAAACAAAATCGACAATGAAATAATTAAGGCGAGGATGATGGTGAAAAAACCAAAACTTAATTTTTTGCCTACAGACATAGAGATACACCCTTTCTAAATGCTATTTATATTTTAAATTTAGCCATCTAGAAAGGTGGAAGTCAATAACAGTTAGAATAAACAGTTCAGAATATTCATGAGTTTGTAAAGTGTTTTATATAATAAGGAACAATAGCTATAAAAATCAGTTAAGAGAAAGATGAATTTAATAGTTACATAGTACAGATTACATATTTTTTTTATAAAAAAAGGAATACGATATATTTCATATCGTATTCCAACCTTTAAGACTGTTTTTTTAACTGTAAAATGACCGTTTCATCTGGATCGATGTATAAAGTCTTTTGTTCAAAGTAAATAACAAAACCAGGTTTAGCGCCATTTGGTTTTTTTACCTGACGAATTTCTGTGTAATCGACTGGGACAGAGGAAGATTCTCGCGCTTTTGAAAAATAGGCAGCAAGTGTAGCGGCTTCTCTTAATGTTGTTTCGTCTGGTTCGCTCGTATGAATGACAACATGAGAGCCTGGTATATCCTTCGTATGTAGCCAAATATCTGTACGTTTAGCTATTTTAAATGTAAGCATGTCATTTTGCTTGTTATTTTTCCCAACAGAGATGGCTACACCTGTAGAAGAGACATAACGTTCAGGCTCAGGCTTCACTTGCTTTTTCTTTTTTCTTGCATGACGTAATTTTAAATAACCTTGCTCTGCTAATTCTTCACGAATTTCTTCAATATCTCCTGGTGCCGCTTGTTGAACTTGCTGAGCAAGCATTTCAAAATATGCTATTTCTTCCTTCGTTTTTTCTAGCTGTTCTTGAACCATAATAAGGGCATTTTTTGCCTTTGTATATTTTGTGTAATAGCTTTGAGCATTTTCAATCGGTGTTTTACGTTCACTCACTGGAATAGTGATTTTTTCTTCTCCAGTCTCACTATAGTAGTTAACGACAGTTACTTCCTTTACACCTTTTTCGAATGCGTAAATATTCGCCATCAATAATTCCCCGTATAATTGGAACTGATCAAGTTTAGATGCACGTTCGTAGTCTTTATTCAACTTTTTAGTTTTTAATGTAAGCTTATCAATTTCATTTTGTAGCCATCGCTCTAAATCACCTGCCTGCTGTTTGACACGATCTCGCTCAGCTCGTGCGAAAAATACGCGGTCAAGTAGTTCATGTACATTTGGATAAATCGTTACATCTCCTTGTAAATGTGTTAGAGCGATTGGGGAGAAGTAAGTTTTATTATTAGCGATTACATACATTGGCTCAGTTCCACCATTATTAAAGGAAGCGATAAAGTTTTTAAAGCAATCTATTTGATCATCTGCATCTGTTAAACGGAACAATAATTCTTCTGCATGAATGGGTGAGAAGCCTACAAATTGCGCAACAATTTCCTTAGCAGTTTTTTGTTCAGAGAAAAAACTAGTAAGCTGTTCGTTCGTCACTGCTAAAGGGTGCCATTTATTTTGGGCAGGTGGCGCGATATAAGGTTGACCAGGTAACACTGTTCGAAAACTATTCACGGAAGGCGGCAAATGCTTTAAGCTGTCGACTATTTTTCCCTGCTCCTTGTCAATTAACAACAGGTTACTGTGACGGCCCATAATTTCAGCATGTAACTCCCTTACAATAGGGTCGCCAATTTCATTTTTACTTTCAATTTCTACTATTATAATGCGATCAAAATCGTGCTGTTTAATAGAAGATATAAAACCACCCTCTATATGCTTTCGCAACAGCATACAAAACATAGGGGGTTCTGCTGGATTCTCAATAGATTGCTCAGTAAGATGGACACGTGCGTAAGAAGGGTGAATCGAAAAAAGTAATTTATGATTGCTTCCGTTCGCACGAATATGTAGAACAACCTCCTGAGCGTTTGGTTGATGTATTTTAGTGATCCGACCGGTTACTAATTGTTGTAGATCGGCTGTCATTGAATAAGTAAATAAGCCATCAAATGCCATATGAATTCCTCTTTCCAACGATATAAGCATCCTTGGTACTTTCGTATTTTATATTTTAATAGTGCAAGCTTTTCCACCAGAGTGTGTGGTTGATTTCCGTTTCGGCTGGGCGCTTTGCCGCTGACGCTTCGCTTTCGCGCAGAGCTTCCTGGGGGCGTCCGATGAGCCGCTTCACTCGCGCTGCTCGCTCCAGGGTCTCATCTGTGACGCTAATCCCCGAGGAGTCGCCCAGCCTTCACTCCAATCAACTTATATTCATGACATACGTTTTAGCAAAATGTCATTCCTAAATGTCGATGATGGATCAATTTATTAGAAATCACTTTTATAGCACAATACCACAACGTGTGGTTGATTTCCGTTCTGGTTAGGCGCTTTCCTGGGAGCGTACGATGAGCCGCTTCACCCGCGTTCCTCTATTACTGCCCCGAGTAGTAGTCCAGCTTCCACTCCAATCAACTTATATGCGTGACATACGTAAAATTATGCCGAGGCATAATTGATCAAATGTCATCTCTTTCTTTTGGTGATGAGATTTTCTTATGTTTATCATAGCATTTTTTAGGTGAATATTAAAATATAGCTTCAATTGTGGTAGAATTAGCTTTTGCTCTTAGGCGTGTTGATTAGGAAAATATAGATTTATTATTGAGCGATAAAAGGATTTTTTTTGTTGCTGTTTTGCTAATATATTTCCATTTTAACTGATTGTAGCGTAGGGCTACTCGAGTGCTACTGTCGCTTTGCTTTCGACGCAGAGCAAAGCTTCCCGCGA
Proteins encoded in this region:
- a CDS encoding NFACT RNA binding domain-containing protein, whose translation is MAFDGLFTYSMTADLQQLVTGRITKIHQPNAQEVVLHIRANGSNHKLLFSIHPSYARVHLTEQSIENPAEPPMFCMLLRKHIEGGFISSIKQHDFDRIIIVEIESKNEIGDPIVRELHAEIMGRHSNLLLIDKEQGKIVDSLKHLPPSVNSFRTVLPGQPYIAPPAQNKWHPLAVTNEQLTSFFSEQKTAKEIVAQFVGFSPIHAEELLFRLTDADDQIDCFKNFIASFNNGGTEPMYVIANNKTYFSPIALTHLQGDVTIYPNVHELLDRVFFARAERDRVKQQAGDLERWLQNEIDKLTLKTKKLNKDYERASKLDQFQLYGELLMANIYAFEKGVKEVTVVNYYSETGEEKITIPVSERKTPIENAQSYYTKYTKAKNALIMVQEQLEKTKEEIAYFEMLAQQVQQAAPGDIEEIREELAEQGYLKLRHARKKKKQVKPEPERYVSSTGVAISVGKNNKQNDMLTFKIAKRTDIWLHTKDIPGSHVVIHTSEPDETTLREAATLAAYFSKARESSSVPVDYTEIRQVKKPNGAKPGFVIYFEQKTLYIDPDETVILQLKKQS